TCATAATTCCTAACTACGGCTATAGGAGTCATGAATTAATGCTGTCCTTGTTTAAAGGAAAGTAAATATTCTAATTCCCTCTTACTTCATTAAGTGAGAATAGTCCTTTGTGGGAAAAACAcaaagttttgtttcatttccttattAAATTTTTCCTAGGTACTTACTATTGTTATAATTAgagttattattcttatttttttcctaattgaaaTAATAGTCATATGGAATTCACTGAGGTTATCAAAGAACCATATAGAAAATTATTCTGGAATTGAACTCAAATCCacaattttctttgttctttctcaaattgtCTGTTGCTTCTTCAATTAAATATGTCACTGAGCTACTTACAAGTTAATCAACAAGTAATAGCTCCCACAAAGTGAAGAGTATAGAATTTTGTTTCAACCTAAGACTCAAAAGTTGACTGTTGATACCTGGATTTGATATCGTTCAAGATGTGTAATtgatcaataattttttttggtaatgagataagaaaacaaataaaacttataCAACTTAGGTTTGTAGTTAATTTAAAGTGAGCATAATTCCATAAAGTGAGCACAATTTCTATAAAAGATAAATGCAGATTGTCATGGACAAATAATTTTGCTGCCAACACCAAAATCTAGGTGctggaaaatattatttcctcttctcttccagcACACCCACCCCCAGCATCTGCTACACTTCTCATTGCCAGGTTAGGGCATGATTAGGAATCGAGAAGTCACAACCTGCTAACTCTTTCCATACTGGAGAAGAAGACAAACAGGATCAGGAGCTTCCTGGACCAGTGGTGTTCAAACCTCCCAGGCCCTAAACCCTGACTTGTAATGAATCCAGTATTTTCTAATGCAGTGCTCTTTCTTACTTCCTAAGGTGACAGTCACAAGAAATAtaattcatgggacacctgggtggcttagaggatgagtgtctgcctttggctcagggtgtgatcccggggtcttgggattgagtcccacattggggttccctgcagggtgcctgcttctccctctgcctatgtctctgcctctctgtctgtgtctctcatgaataaataaaaaagaaatataattcatctaaatatataattttaaaaaactcaacataATTCTCTAATTGAATtataaaagaagtataaaataaagttaatgcATAGTAAATAGCGTGTACTTTAATATGTAAATGTTCAGGCATTTCCAGACATAATTAATTTgctagatgtttttatttatatgtaggATCTCTGTAAATGTGGCAGAAATATGCTATAATGGTGACTTGAGTCATTGGCAGTAGGgctttccaaaatgttttcaaataaaattgaatctGGTCAACATCCCATTTGCTACTGCGGTGTCATGACTTCTAGGTCCTCTCCATTGACAAAACAATTATAAGGATATACTaactcatatgtatatatgtacatacacatagatgatagatgatcGATCGATCAATTGATCTAAAGTAGATAGATCTGTATTGGTTGCCTGTGGTTGTTGTAAGAAATCGCCACAAGCTGGGtgttacaaaaaacaaacaaacaaacaaacaaacaaacaaacaaaaaaacagaaatacattcCCTCACCTTCGAGAAGCTACAATCCAAAACTGAGGTGCTAGCAGAACCACTCTCTCTTCTATGCCTCCAGTGAAGAACCCATTTCTTGCTTCTTCTGGCTTTCGGTGGTTGTAGGCATTTCTTGGCTTCTGGGCACATCAGTCTGATCTCTGTGTCAATGGCCTCACTGCCTCCTTCTCTTCTGTCTCGAAACTCCCTCTCCCAGTCCCTTTTAAGGATATATGTGAAGCTATCCATTCAATAGTTCAATCCTATCAAATGTCTATAGTGGTGTCAAATTGTTAACTGGGAGCCCAGAGCAAATCAGCtgaataaaaagtgtttttactTGGAAGCCTGATCACAGGTAGCTGAAACACTCAAACTCTTAGTCTTTTGTTTATTGATTACTATAAATACACAGTCTATCTGATTAATATATTACTATAAAAAGGGAACTATGTTGATCAATGACAATTTTTCCacaagtccattttatttttttacaaagataataAAGCCCCTTCTACATTATCATAGATTCTATAAAGCTCACACGGGGGTGCACGAAAACAGATGTACTTTGTTATGTATTCTTCTTGGAGTTTATGATTTTCCTTTAGCTCTGGATTTTCTACCACAAAAGACAACTGTTCTCATGGGAACTTCTTATAGAAACACTAATTTTGCACAAAATTATCTTGCATTAGTTTGGACAGTTGTTAAGGAGGGGCTCATGGATAGGGTTGTCAGATCTGACTATGCCGTGGACAATTTCCTACAGCTGAATTCATTTGAATAGcactattgaaaaagaaaatgcctgcCAATGATTTGTTTGTAATGCAAGGAAAGGAAACGTGGAAGTGACCTGATTCtctgtaagagaataaatggttttgcttttataatagAAGACTATTCAGCAATTAAAACAAATGGATAGTTGTATATATATCCATactgataaattttttaaaaaattaagtataaaaaccAAGTTATTTGTGTAAACATTTAAACACAGAATGATACTATATTTTAATGGATATATGTATGATATACAGGAATCTGGATGGGAGTACTGTACTCCAGCTTCAACGTAGTGCATCTCCTTGGAGAAAGGGATTAAAAAAGGACTAGACGAGGAGATACAGGCTTTGATGGTATCTAggacatatgatttttttttttttcctaaagagagatcctaagaaaatgtggaaatattAAAGATCTCTAAAATCTTGATAGGTACAGCTTGTATGTCATattatttctgtacttttttatgtcttatttttactgaaatatacaaaaatgcCTTAGAATTCTAAATTGtgataatatatgaatataatactattatttgagtatgtaaatttttattttgaataccCCTTGTTTTTGTCAATactaataaaagaatatatgGTTCTACAATTtgcccttaaaaatatttttaaagccccAGTTAAAtacctatatttatttaaaataaaatagttgagggatccctgggtggcgcagcggcttggcgcctgcctttggcccagggcgcgatcctggagacccgggatcgagtcccacgtcgggctcccggtgcatggagcctgcttctccctccgcctgtgtctctgcctctctctctctctgtgtgactatcataaataaataaaaattaaaaaaaaaaaaaaaaatttaaaaaaaaaaaaaaaaaaaaaaaaaataaaataaaatagttgataaATTCCTCCTGTACCAAAGTTCCTTCCTTTAATGAGAGACAATTTcttccatctatttttttaagattttatttatttatctgagaaagagagagcagagggaggggcagacagagagggagaggccctccagcagactcctgcactgagcatggagcctaacgtggggctctgtctcactcccctgagatcatgacctgatctgaaaccaagagtcagacacaactgactgagcgacccaggtgcccctcttccatCTCTCTTAATAGCAACATGATCTTTGGTTCGCTTTTGGTGTGACATATTGTCGTGCATGAGAGATGAATCTCAGTCCTCATGGTGAGTTTACAGGAAAGTTTTTCcatttgtatacatatttattgttGTACATGAGGAGGTTCTGAAAGATTAAATCATTTTCCCTGAATCCATTGTTCGCTAATATCAAGCAGAGTTCTTTCCATTCTTACTACTAACTCTTATGATAAatctttttacctttctttgtttttttaagattttatttatttattcatgagagacacagagagagagagagacagagagacaggcagagggagaagcaggctccatgcagggagcctgacatgggactcgatcccaggtctccaggatcacaccctgggctgaagtggcgctaaaccactaagccacagggctgcccatctttttacctttcttaaaatattaaaggaaaatttcaaaagatatgTCATGAGTTTACTCCCTGAGTTATGTTGTTTATTCCCTTGCTGTTTGtcattttatttggtttgtttgctttggtGAAGGCAGAAGTGGGAGTTGGCGAGAAGTATAATATAGAATCTTCCTGAAATAGGCAATTAATACAAACatctttccctccccaccccctctctccacTAAGGGAATTCATTTGGGTAAACAAGCTCTCTTTTGGAATACTGATTAGCCCTAGATGGATAAAAACCTTAGTTACATTTTTGTTGCTTTAATCAGCTTCAATGGAAAGGAATTGAAGTTAATGAAATCAACTTGGGAGGGTAAAATTTTCTCCAAGCAATCATGcctaaaagaaaatggaaaatgaggaaataagaaatataaaagtatgtAAAAGCATTAGCCTATGTGTAGTAACAGCTTAGGGTATTAGCTCACTGAGTGACTGCTTGATACTGTGTCCAGTGGAGTGTCTGGTTCTTCACTCAGGCCCAATGACAGTTTATTAACATTTAAGAGAATCAATGCAAGTCCTTCCATTTTAGCTCAAATCCAACTGTACCTCTAAGGCAGTGCTCCATAAACATAAGCATGCATCGAATCATCTAGAATAGTAACCAAAAAAATGAATTGCTGGCACCACCCTGAAGCTACTGATTCCTTAAGGCATCAGTAGGCCAAAGaattgcatttctaacaatttccCCTGTGATGCTGTTGATGATAGTGGGGGAAAATCTTACCAAGTTTTTCTCCTACTTTACTGATTGTTCCTCCTCAATTTCCTTTGCTGGTATTTCTCCTTCCCAGACCTCCTAATACTGGACTACCACGGAGCCTAGTCCTTGGGCCCTTGATCTCATTAGATATCATCCAGTCTTAAGCCTGACATGTATAAACCTAGAAATCTTGAACTTTACCTGGAAACTGCTCCCATCAGACACTTGCCCATTTTATTTAGTGACTTCAGTTCTTCTAATGAATTATTGTAAAAATTCTTAAAtcattcttgatttctctcttttgcaTAATACTACATACCCAGAAATCTGACCAGATCTTACCATTTATGTTGCTACCACCCTGCTCTGAGCAGTCACCTCCTTTCTGGATTATTATAGGAGTGTTTAACTGTACACTCTAAATCTTGTTTTTACTCTTGTCTCTTTACAGTCTAGCCTCATCACAGAAGTCAGAGTGATGTTAAAACTGTCAGTTCTTGTTATTTTTGTGCTCAGAACTCTCCAAAGGCTCCTCATCTCCTTCCAAATAAAACCCCAAATTCATAAAATGACCTACAGAATGAAATTCATGCTCTGGCTTCACCTCATACTGTCTTCTAGTTCACTCCATTCAGGCTATACTGGCCCCCATCCTGTTCCATGAAATAAGTCAATGCTTTATACATTAAGGACTTTGCATTTGCTGTTaactatatcaaaataattttatgcctAAAATCTGCATGTTCACCtccttcaagtttttattcaatTAGCATCTTCTTAATGAGACTGACAGGGACTtcccaatttaaaatttaaactcctCTTCCCACTCCTCATCCTCAGCATTTCCAGTCTCCCTGTACCTTCTCTATAACTTCCCCCAAAGCACTTTTCATCTTTctcattatataaaatacatgctgtataaaatatgtatgtatttattggaTTTATCTTCATCCCGcctagaatataaactccatgatGTTTTGTAGATGGATATATCCAAACATCTAGAATAGTGACTAACGCTCAATCAGAATATGTTTAATAAGGGAATTAATTAATCACCAAGGTCCAAAACTTCATCATCTTTACCTTTGTTATTGTCATGGTAATATCAACATTTGCTATATATGGTGCTATGTTTTTATCTtaccttatctttttttaatattcaaaaccaACTTTTGAGATCTATTGccatgtttattttagaaaagaggaaacaagCTTATTGGGATATAGTAACTTTCTAACATTAGCAAGTAGTGGGGATgacaacatttatttaataaaatatgatcCAGTGGTTGTAACCTGAACAACTATGCTGTGATGCCtgctattaacttttttttttttatatttgaaactttAAGGTCAGTTTATTAAGTTCAATGATGAAAGCTATCAGAAGAATATTctcctgaaaattattttttcttagaaaaaaagaaaggaaaatcaacaCCTCCACACAGCCACAGATGCTGTGGCAGTCACACCTCTCTGTAGATGGGGATAGTCCATTAGTCAGTCAAATCACTCTCTGGGTCAGCAGGATTATAGTCTGGATCATCCTCATCATCCTCTAGCTCCAAGTCATCCATTTCCTGGAACAGGGATTCATCTACCTCCACATTGTTTCCAGCATCTTCCAAAAACTGGATATCAGATGTGTCAAGATTATGATCTGTTTCAAATAGCTGTTTcccacttaatttattttttcctgcttgttcttcttctttcattcgtttctttttaatttctaagagttCTGCATCAAACTTGGCCTTCCAACTTAAGAAATTCTCAATTGTGACAGGAGTGCCATGAAATAATTGCTTTTCAgcttcttctgcctctttctctttttgtttcttttcttcttctcttctagtttttatttgatctactatttcatttaatttttcttgcacAGCTGTCACTAAAGTAAAGATCATTACCATACCAAGGTTTTCTTCTGCCTGTAACgctaatagttttaaaatatctgagaCATCATTATCTTCTAGATTTTCCTGGGAGAATATTTCATAAAGAGGGGCTTCATCTGGGTATTTTTCACTGTATGTAAACTTGAGGGTAGTCTGGACAGTTTCATCATTTTCTCCAGCCTCAGATGTCACAGTAATGGTGAAACTGGGTGGATTTTCTGATAATACTGTGATTGCTGCTGAGCCCCTGAGAAAAGCCTGTGCCTCACTCCAGCCCTGGGAAGCACTGGCCCCTGTCAAGGTTGGCAGCAGCTCAGCAACCTCTTTCTGTGAAGGAGTCGGGGTAGAAGGACTCCAGGGCCTCCAGCTCGTTGCGCTGCTCCTCGCCGTAATCTGTCATCGTGGCCCTCGCTGCTGCCCAGGGGccgcccagccacccaggcggcgCGCTGCAGCTGGGACCGCCGCCGCGCCGGGAGAGCGGGCAGCGGCCGGTGCTATTAACTTTTGGAGCTTGTGCTTATCATATATGTTATGAACATGGGTAATGTGTGCATAAATTTAAGACATGGGTCCAATCTCAGCATGCTGCCCAAATCAAACGTTCAACCATACAAGCTTATAGGAAAGATACTGATCCGAGGAGGATTCAGTAAGGAAATGTCATTCCTTGAGATCCCTCAGGGCCATCCAGCTCTCTTGTCCCTCAGAGCTCAAGTGTCCTGTTCTGATTGAGTATCTGCCCAGGTCAGGCAGTGTGCCAGGCCCCGGAAGACTGGTGAAATAAGGAACTCACTTTCAGGCCAATGGGGAAGGAAGGATTCTCAAAATACTTTGTGATCTGCAGTCTCCCAGAGGTGTGTTAGTGATAGAACAAATGGTCTATCAAGAGCACCTAAGTTTACCAGGAAGGGTAGAGAGGCGTCTCAGGGATCTGAGTtagatgaataaattatttccaGAACATTGGTGGAGAGCAGGAAAGGGAATCCAATGACAGGACATTGCATGGGCGAAGGCATAGAGACGAGAAAGAGTTAAATGTCTTGGGTATCTTTGATTCTAGTTCAGGCCaccatctgtttttctctctctagcttacctcttttccttcctttatttatctcttttttcctattaattaGGGAGTAAGGGGCCTGAGGGCAATGTCTGGATTGCCAGTGGGGAggatttgtgaaaaaaaaatgggaaaagtgaATCAAATGCTTAAATGTTGGATTTCATCTACTACGTAATAATCCCAgcagagataatttttttaaccttatattacattaaataattattctcTTTTCCCTAGTTACCCTGTCACTGTTTCAGGTTAAGtttttttttgcctcatgtataaagtaaatatgtatttaactgCTTTATTGGAAGATACTCAGTTTTGAatcattttccttctacttccttCCTATTTAGGTTTTAGGGCTATGTGGTACAAACAGTGTGTGCCtgataaattaatatttacttatgtaAAATCGCAAACTTGTCAGGCACTGGCAGGAAACCGTtaacgatttttaaaaatatatatttaattttcacatttaatatatattgataaatatatattattaatttggTAATCTACAGTAGCtaatttgtcatattttttattccttagaGGAATCGAATAATCTTattctcaataaaaaattttggAACTTTAAGAAACAGTTTCTATTTTTGATCTTCTGTAGTAAAGTCACTGGGGGGAAAAAGACATCTTTAGCAGGCATCTAAAATAAGGTGGTTGATGGTTTTTAGTATGGTACTTGAGTAGTTTGGAAAGTATAATTAAAAGCTTTATTTGTAAGGCACAATAAAAGTCTTAGATAAAAATTACAGTTtttatgtaatattaaatattcatgagtATATACAAGTGTAGAGAAAAATGTGGAAACTATGCTGAGCTAGTAAGAATTACTGTGTTGATAGTTCAGAACAGATGATACATTTATCTTGTTTCATGTTTATCTTAACCAATCTAATATGGAAGTAAATAATAGTTGTCAGTTTTGTTGTGATTTTAGATGACTATTAAGTGCTTTGGTAATTGATTCTTATACTGTATTCTATACATGCTGAGATGCTGACTATATTTATGACACTCATATTTTCACTGAAGACTTAGCTGTGATGATGTGAAAAAGGGAATTTGAGGAACGGATTTGAAAATCTGCCTTTGCTCATCTTTTATGACTTGCCCAATTtagtgaaatgctttttttttctcagtggttACCTTGTATGTTACTCTGGTTTCACATATAAAAGATAGATTTGTACTCAGCTACAACAGACaatgtgaaaacatttttcaagttataagtatataatagaactgaaattttcaaagaatgcctaaatatgaaagaaaataaaagtcctaCAAAATTCCTTATTTTCTGTAATGAATATCTTCTTATTCTTGagccttttttttcctcacatgAAGAAACTTTGATAGTGTCATAAAAGAAACCTCACTTCTCTTTTAGTTAAAACTAGTTTAATGTTTACAGAGTTACtcaggttggtttttttgtttgtttgtttggttggttggttggtttttttttatggtggtggtggtggtgaggaatctgtccatgctcatgaattttcttctttccctccttgcCCAGGTAATATCCACATAGAAAAGGAAGTCTTGGGTGTTTTGTGATTTTGagttagattttctttattttaggtgTCTTACCATCATCTCATGGAATCAGCTACAGTGAAATCTTATCTTCCAAGAAGCTGGACATCAGGACCTGGTGTCCACTGAAGTGTGGCGCTCTGATCTTCCAACTATTGTTCTGGAACCCAGTGCCAATGAGTATAGACCTAGCCTTTGTCTGGAGTCAAGAGTTCCCATAATCTGGGACCCTCTTACCCTGAAGTCAGTCCTCTTGGAATTCACCAGCACTCTTAGAAATTCTGTAAATCCTTTGGTGCCCATTGACCTGAAGAGGtcaactatatattttattatgcagGCTGCTGTGTACCAGATCTGCCACATATGCGGAGGATGCTCTGATGTTTTTTCATCTAGACAACTTCTTCAGCAATTGTATTATGGTGGGCACAGCACCCGATAAAACTAGGGCTTCTCTGAGGGTGTTGGGGCTTCTGAGGAGTGAGAAACTTCTCAAGATCAGTTTCTTCAGTCTACCTGAATTGATTTAAGATATCTAAATCTATTTGTATGTCAGTTACTTTATCTGGACTTTCTTCCAACTTCGTGGTCCATTATCTCAGGTTTGGTTCTTGACAGACATAAATTCTGCTTTGGTTATTTCATAAAAGCTTTTGAGTAAAagttttatgaattcttttttttattttgcatacaacttttttttcctaccagtgttcaagtttttatttaaatttctgttaGTTAACGCACACTTTAATATTGTTTTAGGTGTACAagttagtgattcaacacttacatacaagagctggtgctcatcacaagtgccctccttaatcctcatcacccatttaacccttCCCTGCAcccaactcccctctggtaatcatcagtttgttttctgtagttaagagtctgtttcttgaattgcccttctctcccttttttccctctatgcttatttattttgtttcttaaattccacatctaagtgaaatcacatggtatttgtctttctctgactgacttattacACTTGGcataatgctctctagctccatccacatcattgcaaatggcaacatttcattctttttcatggctaagtaatatcccattatttatattattatatatattattatatattagatataaatatataccacatgttctttatccacttttcagtcaataaatatataccacatgttctttatccacttatcaaCCCAAACagttgggctatttccataattttgctattgtaaataatgctgcagtaaacatcgGGGtgaatgtatccctttgaattagtatttttgtatttatttcttaggcagatatctagtagtgcaattgctggatggcAGGCTAGTTCtacttttagctttttgaggaacctccatactgtttcccagagtggccgcaccagtttcCCACCAacagctagaacaaacaatcctaaagtttgatagaaccacaaaagactccaattAGTCAAagcagcctttaaaaagaaaagcaaaggaggaaGCATCACAGTTCCAGACTTGAAGCTATATTATGAAGCTGTAGTGGTCAAAAGAGTATGATACCAGCATAATAACAgtcacatagatcaacagaacagaatagaaaacccagaaatgtaccCACAACTATATgtccaattaatctttgacaaagcaggaaagagtatccaatggGGAAAGACAGAcatcttcaacaaatgatgttaggaaaactggacagcaacattcagaagaatgaaactggaccactttctttcaccatacacaaaaatacatttaaaatggattaaagacctaaacatgatgAGGGAAACCATTAAATTCctggagaagaacacaggcagtaacctctttgcctttggccatagcaacttcttactagatatgtctcctgaggcaagggaaacaaaagcaaaagtaaagtaTTGGGACAAATAGTAAAccattttcatcaaaatgaaaaatatcttcatAGTGAAGataacagtcaacaaaactaaaaggcaacctaaagaatgggagaaaatatttgcaaatgacatatctgataaaggattagtatccgaaatacataaagaatttataaaactcaacacccccaaaatgaataatccaattaaaaaatatgtagaaggtatgaatggacatttttccagtGCATTCTTGAGTTAATTTTGAAACTTAAAGTTCACTAATGAGTTGTTAGTCTTTGAGGTCCTGTCTTAGCCTTCtctaaaaaattccaaaataatgaaaagtaacaagaaaataattaacttccaagaagagaaaatgtaatggcaatatttcaaaatataggcCCCTTTCATTGTATCCATTCTTCCACTTGGTAAAAAGTCCAGCAAGGCAGtgataaatgaaagagaaatatgatGTTAGTAAGCAAGGTCACTGGGATAGGACAATGGCTAAAGCAAGGAAATTTGAATTTAGAAACCATTATAACTGAAGAGGATCTTTGCCCTACCATTGAAAAGCTCTGATTTATATTTCACACATTTATTAATATAGGGATATTTCTAATTAGAAGTAATTTTTGGACCCAATTTTATTCCCACACAGAAGCTTTATAAGTTTTAAAGCTCATAAGTAATAGAAACTCACTACGGAAAGCCTTCAACTGAGTATATTGTACCAGAACTTATTTGCTATAGATCTTGAGGTTTGTTCAGttgcacgttttttttttttaataatgtgggtctaaagaatagaataaaaagaatattggaGACGTAcaacatttaaagaatatatatatatatatatatatatatatatatatatttatatacataaatttgaTAGACCCTAGAACCATAAATTATCTTTGAAGAAAATGTATAAGTATCCTTCTGTATTAAaatattgcagcattgtttataactATACCATACCTGAATGCCTATAagcattttgaacattttaacagTACCCTTTTCATCATGGTTACACACTGCACTTTATTAATCTCTTTCTTCAGCTGGGTGATATTGGATATGAAACTGAAACCTACTTTTTCAGAAAGCTAAGTACC
This region of Vulpes lagopus strain Blue_001 chromosome 23, ASM1834538v1, whole genome shotgun sequence genomic DNA includes:
- the LOC121481357 gene encoding RWD domain-containing protein 1-like, whose amino-acid sequence is MGTKGFTEFLRVLVNSKRTDFRITARSSATSWRPWSPSTPTPSQKEVAELLPTLTGASASQGWSEAQAFLRGSAAITVLSENPPSFTITVTSEAGENDETVQTTLKFTYSEKYPDEAPLYEIFSQENLEDNDVSDILKLLALQAEENLGMVMIFTLVTAVQEKLNEIVDQIKTRREEEKKQKEKEAEEAEKQLFHGTPVTIENFLSWKAKFDAELLEIKKKRMKEEEQAGKNKLSGKQLFETDHNLDTSDIQFLEDAGNNVEVDESLFQEMDDLELEDDEDDPDYNPADPESDLTD